A window of the Bos indicus x Bos taurus breed Angus x Brahman F1 hybrid chromosome X, Bos_hybrid_MaternalHap_v2.0, whole genome shotgun sequence genome harbors these coding sequences:
- the LOC113887461 gene encoding uncharacterized protein LOC113887461: MTKRTGKPQGSRVVRKHLPPVTRDKRMKTSSQLRPPKNVKVARASARVNNHLRAKLTKKTSQKPPTTRNLRKNGGSKLCSQCCKVNEELNQNGPEEVPESVEIPVIPAGPVGSQ, encoded by the exons atgactaagcggactgggaagccccaaggctccAGAGTAGTTAGGAAACACCTGCCTCCTGTTACCCGGGACAAAAGGATGAAGACCTCCTCTCAACTGAGGCCCccaaaaaatgtcaag gtggCCAGGGCAAGTGCGAGAGTGAATAATCACCTTCGGGCAAAGCTGACcaagaaaacttctcagaaaccacCCACCACAAGGAACCTTAGAAAAAACGGAGGCTCAAAGCTCTGTAGCCAGTGTTGCAAGGtgaatgaagagctgaatcagaacGGACCAGAGGAGGTCCCAGAGAGTGTGGAGATCCCTGTCATTCCAGCGGGACCGGTGGGCAGCCAGTGA